A region of Bradyrhizobium sp. CCBAU 53351 DNA encodes the following proteins:
- a CDS encoding DNA-binding transcriptional regulator, which translates to MTSIELTEILTFLGLDLAEAAQLLGVSTRTLRRWMEGEEIPGPAQAALRAWHQLHARHLAWKPDAISIFENDQAQLERARLHAREVSGLIKAVEARGGPQNPWSVNIAKGVATFGPFEIGFYNLQNGSFSLSGYRRKDSSPDLVRDRPYLEDAAYSISMAFSKAGESEIALDNVAEYVRKHSAAFVVDGPQRLSPADSKRRQRDIELLAGKIDELAKLAAKGSANHLQFEELLHQLHELGFFPTIDLVSAVAKAMV; encoded by the coding sequence ATGACAAGTATTGAGCTGACTGAAATTTTGACATTTCTGGGCCTCGACCTGGCCGAGGCTGCGCAACTGTTGGGAGTTTCGACGCGAACGCTTCGAAGATGGATGGAAGGCGAGGAAATTCCCGGTCCGGCCCAAGCCGCTCTGCGTGCCTGGCACCAACTCCACGCGCGGCACTTGGCTTGGAAGCCGGACGCCATTTCCATATTCGAGAACGACCAAGCTCAGCTCGAGCGTGCGCGACTTCATGCGCGAGAGGTGAGCGGGCTGATCAAAGCGGTCGAAGCTCGCGGCGGGCCGCAAAATCCATGGTCGGTCAATATCGCTAAAGGCGTTGCGACGTTCGGTCCTTTTGAGATCGGGTTTTACAACCTGCAAAACGGAAGCTTCTCTCTCAGCGGGTACCGCCGCAAAGACAGCTCGCCGGACCTCGTGCGGGACAGGCCGTACCTTGAAGATGCCGCGTACAGCATCAGCATGGCTTTTTCAAAGGCCGGCGAAAGCGAAATTGCGCTGGACAACGTCGCGGAGTACGTCCGAAAACATTCGGCCGCGTTTGTTGTCGATGGCCCGCAGCGGCTGTCGCCTGCGGACTCCAAACGCCGCCAGCGGGACATCGAATTACTCGCCGGCAAAATCGATGAACTGGCGAAGCTTGCCGCCAAGGGCAGCGCCAATCACCTTCAATTTGAGGAATTACTGCATCAACTCCACGAACTCGGGTTCTTCCCGACTATCGATCTGGTTTCAGCAGTAGCTAAGGCTATGGTCTAA